One genomic window of Paenisporosarcina antarctica includes the following:
- a CDS encoding ferredoxin: MAKYTIVDQTTCIACGACGASAPEIFDYDSEGFAFVHLDDNKGQSKVDEDLYDDLEDAFEGCPTDSIKVSEHHIVLEEV; this comes from the coding sequence ATGGCTAAATATACTATTGTTGATCAGACAACATGTATCGCCTGTGGAGCATGTGGAGCGAGTGCCCCAGAAATATTTGATTACGACAGTGAAGGCTTTGCGTTCGTACATCTCGATGATAATAAAGGACAGTCCAAAGTGGATGAAGATTTATACGATGATTTAGAAGATGCATTCGAAGGATGCCCAACGGATTCAATTAAAGTTTCAGAACACCATATCGTTCTTGAGGAAGTTTAG
- a CDS encoding NAD(P)/FAD-dependent oxidoreductase, with translation MNNDKKVFDLIVIGGGPVGLFTAFYAGMRKMSVNIIESLPQLGGQLSALYPEKYIYDIAGFPKIRGQDLIDNLTDQMSQFEPIITLEQDVQQVEKQENGIFKLTTNCAVHYSKAIIITAGNGAFQPKKINLNTSDKFEGKNLHYFIKDLNQFANKNVQIFGGGDSAVDWALMLEPIAKKVTLVHRRDKFRAHESSVENLMNSTVNIMTPYVPIKFIGENKIEKVVFEKGKSLQEIIVEVDDVIVNYGFVSSLGSINDWGLEIEKNSIVVNSKMETNIEGIYAAGDICTYEGKVKLIASGFGEAPTAVSNAKVYVDPTARVQATHSTTLMEHVVTEKVKMIL, from the coding sequence ATGAATAACGATAAAAAAGTCTTCGATTTGATTGTTATTGGTGGGGGACCTGTAGGGCTATTTACTGCATTTTACGCAGGTATGAGAAAAATGTCAGTCAATATTATTGAAAGCCTACCACAACTTGGTGGCCAGTTATCTGCTTTATATCCTGAAAAATATATTTATGACATTGCTGGATTCCCAAAAATAAGAGGACAGGACCTCATTGATAATTTGACAGATCAAATGTCTCAGTTCGAGCCGATTATCACACTTGAACAGGATGTTCAACAAGTGGAGAAACAAGAAAATGGAATTTTTAAACTGACGACAAATTGTGCAGTTCATTATTCTAAAGCCATTATTATTACAGCGGGTAACGGTGCATTTCAACCAAAAAAAATTAATCTTAATACATCGGATAAATTTGAAGGAAAAAACTTGCATTACTTCATAAAAGATTTAAATCAGTTTGCAAATAAGAATGTACAAATATTTGGTGGGGGTGACTCTGCTGTTGATTGGGCACTAATGCTTGAACCAATTGCCAAAAAAGTGACACTTGTACATCGTAGAGATAAATTTCGTGCTCATGAGTCTAGTGTTGAAAACTTAATGAACTCAACTGTCAATATCATGACCCCTTACGTGCCTATAAAATTTATTGGTGAGAATAAAATAGAAAAAGTTGTTTTTGAAAAAGGAAAGAGCCTTCAAGAAATTATAGTTGAAGTTGATGATGTCATCGTAAATTACGGTTTTGTTTCTTCACTTGGGTCGATTAACGATTGGGGCCTTGAAATAGAAAAGAATAGCATTGTTGTCAACTCAAAAATGGAAACAAATATAGAGGGTATTTACGCAGCAGGAGACATATGTACGTATGAAGGAAAAGTGAAATTGATTGCAAGTGGATTTGGCGAGGCTCCGACGGCGGTTAGTAATGCTAAGGTTTACGTCGATCCAACTGCAAGAGTACAAGCAACTCATAGTACAACGCTTATGGAGCATGTGGTAACCGAGAAAGTAAAAATGATACTTTGA